The Brachypodium distachyon strain Bd21 chromosome 4, Brachypodium_distachyon_v3.0, whole genome shotgun sequence nucleotide sequence tagaaaatagaacatttgaagtttctaatgatataatttttgtgatacAAAACTCATGTCGTTAGTTAGATCATTGACCTAGAGATGCACGTAGGCCCTTGAAACTGGAAAGAGGTAAGTACTAAACTGTCAAATACAATTATCTTGAAAAGTTGTTCCAATAATTTAGTATCTGTGTATCTGAATCTTTCTGCAGAAAGAATAAAAAACACAAACTTGTGCAGAGATATACTGCACTGTGCTTTACAGTGTGTAACGTGATGTACATAACAAAACAATTCTAACTCACACATCAACGTAGAACTTCTACATATTCTACTCCAGAGAAACAAATTTTCAAACTGTAGAATCCACCTACTATCTTGATGTTTCATACAATCAGACTTGATAAGTCCTCAACTTTCAGTTCCCACACCCAGGAGAGGCTGTTTCTCAAGCAATCTTATATTACTCTTTCCATGACAATTGACAATGTGATAGCCAAGTGATGCACGCATAACCTAATTAGTGGCCTCATGGATTTCTAGCATTTTTCTAGAAAAACATGTGTGACGAAAACTTGGTTGCGACTTTAAGAATAGCAATATGAGACTATTAGACCTGGTATGACTATTAAACTTGGTTGCTGCTCTCATACAACATACGGGTGCTATATATCATACTGCTATGTTAATCAGTGATGTGCATACAATGACGAGCCTTAGGATTTGAAGTCTTAATTTGATCTAGCGAATACTATAAAAAAACAGAGTATATGCTATCAGTAGATTGGATATACAGTACATCATCAAACACGAAAGATAAAGGAGCACGGAAGAAGTGTACCTCTTTTAGTTCATGCTCATCAAAACCTTCTATTTCAGGGACAAAAGCTGCCCCATTTGCCTGACGCTTgctccctttctttttctctttttgagTTTGTTCATCAAGAGGATATTTAGCATTATCATGCTCAAGGAGCCTAAGCAGCTCTTCACTTATTAGCTCATTAGCCTGTTCAAGTGACGTAGGAggcacaaaggtacttctgcTTTCACCACCTTTAATTAGCGATTGCCGGAGAATCTCCACTGAAGCAGCAGGTGGCCTAGGTAAACTCCTCTGCAACACTTTAGATCTCTTTCTGAGCAATGCCTCCTGCCTTGCTTGTTCCTCAGCCCTCTCTCGTGCTAACCGGTCTGACATATCCTCttcaattttttcttcaacttcctccttctcctctgtgATAGATGGCATAACTAGTTGGTACTCATTCTTAGGCTGTGGGACAGAAGCAAAACCAGATCGCAGGCCTCTTCTTAATTCCGCCTGCCTACGAAGCTCGAGCTGAGCGCTGTCCTGCATTTCCACCTCTTCATTTATGCGAAGCTCATCCCGGAAAGGAGTACCTTTTGGAGTTAAACCAAAGGAAGTTCCATCTCTGGAAGGTGTCATACCAATCCTTGGGGTAACACCAGGGCCAGGGCTAGCCAGAGGTGTTGCCATGGGATTCGGAGTCTGTATCTCCTTCTTACGTGGTGTAACACCAGAGAAATCTGATGGATGAAGTTCTGGGTTATCCCCTCCTAAAAGAGGTGTTTGTGATTCTCTTAGACGTGCAAGATTCTCTGCCTCCATCATAATAGCGTCACCCTTCCCACCAGGAGTACGTTGCGGTGTTCGTAATGGTGTCATACCAAGCCTTGGAGTCTGGGAATAACTTGCAAGCAAAGTCCTCGTAGCAGTACTTCCTTCACCAAGTTCCTCGGCTAGAGCAGGATCACCAGCATTACCCATCTTTGCAATCTCCTCCAATTCATGATCAGAAATTTGGGGTGGTGGAAGCATTAGTTTCGACCTTCTTGTGACAGCTTCAGGGTCATTGAGTTTATTCGCTTGCATTATTGCAGCAGGAGCATCCTGTCTCTGCAGAATCTTGTTCCTGGCAATGTCCTGCTTTCTTAACTGAGCCTCTACATCCACTCTTCTCTTACCTTCGAGCTCCTCAATAGTAGTTGGAAACTGAACGTGCTCAAGTGGCCTGTCCTCACCTACAGTGTCATAAAAGCCTGGAGGAGGTCTCTTTTCAAAAGGGATCTCGGCATTATAGTCAATTCCCTTtcgctttcttttcttgtgcCGGTTGTCAATACCAGCTGCCTTCAATTCTCTCCTTTTTTGCAGTGATGCAAGCCGCCTCGCCTCTTCAAGTTGTTTCTCTCTTGCCtttctttttgcctttttaCCCCTGGTGTTAGCTAAGCGAGCCCTTGCTTCAGAAAGCATTTCCTTTTCATCTTCGTCCATGTCAACAGGATCTGGGCGTGCAGGTTTTGACTCTGGATTTGGATCAATCTCACCAGGTCGCAACTTTCTTGGGTCGTCATTAGGCTCATAGTTTTCATCCTTTGCACAAGCAGCATCTAGCAATTTTTCATAACGCTCGAGGCACTGAGATGGTGTTCGACCTACAATAGGTGCGATAGTCCTCCATTGTGTAGGCATGAGCTTAGCAAGATGGAGTAgcttctcatcctcttccCTTGTCCACTCA carries:
- the LOC100830760 gene encoding cell division cycle 5-like protein; the encoded protein is MRIMIKGGVWKNTEDEILKAAVMKYGKNQWARISSLLVRKSAKQCKARWYEWLDPSIKKTEWTREEDEKLLHLAKLMPTQWRTIAPIVGRTPSQCLERYEKLLDAACAKDENYEPNDDPRKLRPGEIDPNPESKPARPDPVDMDEDEKEMLSEARARLANTRGKKAKRKAREKQLEEARRLASLQKRRELKAAGIDNRHKKRKRKGIDYNAEIPFEKRPPPGFYDTVGEDRPLEHVQFPTTIEELEGKRRVDVEAQLRKQDIARNKILQRQDAPAAIMQANKLNDPEAVTRRSKLMLPPPQISDHELEEIAKMGNAGDPALAEELGEGSTATRTLLASYSQTPRLGMTPLRTPQRTPGGKGDAIMMEAENLARLRESQTPLLGGDNPELHPSDFSGVTPRKKEIQTPNPMATPLASPGPGVTPRIGMTPSRDGTSFGLTPKGTPFRDELRINEEVEMQDSAQLELRRQAELRRGLRSGFASVPQPKNEYQLVMPSITEEKEEVEEKIEEDMSDRLARERAEEQARQEALLRKRSKVLQRSLPRPPAASVEILRQSLIKGGESRSTFVPPTSLEQANELISEELLRLLEHDNAKYPLDEQTQKEKKKGSKRQANGAAFVPEIEGFDEHELKEASSMVEDEIQFLRVAMGHENESFEDFVKSHDACQEDLMFFPSNNSYGLASVAGNADKISALQNEFEIVKKRMDDEAKKASRLEQKIKLLTQGYQVRAAKLGSQVQDTFKQMDTAATELECFQELQKQEQMAGAYRVRNLAEEVNNQKALERTLQSRYGDLLSGYQKIQEQLEEHRRQLKLQEEAIEAENRAREEEAAAQNRVAEEEKERKNHSVEEESGQMTSATNEEATESKEVNGDQMDMDKADGELVGPIPPAPDAQVDNDEASVQQSTSNAESDGNAATNDGAGDKIDSSNLEGKEDKTAGGMDIDAGSQEEGKNAGATAVTSIDVETAAVSSDQAVSNEENDTVPE